The genome window AAGGGTTTCATTAGTTACAGGTGCAACTTCTTTCTTGGATTGAGTTTTTTTGCCAACAGGATAATCCCTGTTTCTCTGACGCATTTCATACTTTAATTATTGAGTTACTGGCTATCTAGGCTTTCTATGGTTACTAGCTAGGATAATTCATTTTCAAAGTGGTATACTTTTTCAAGAATTCTCCTTAACACTCAATTACAAGTAAAAATTTCAGTTTCTAGTGATAACTCCATTATGTTAATTTTAGGATCCCCTGAAGAATGGTGTTTTGGCAGTTCAAACTATACGCAACAACATCATGGCGGCTACACTTTTGGCAACAACTGCCATCACTCTTAGTTCACTGATCAGTGTTTTTGTGAGCAGCACCTCCAAGTCTAGCAGCACAGCATCAGTATTAGTTTATGGAAATAAGACTTCCCTTGTCTCTTCAATCAAATACTTTTCTATCTTGCTGTGCTTCCTTGTTGCCTTTCTTTGCAATGTGCAGTCTATCAGATACTATGCCCATGTCAGCTTCTTGGTTACTTTGCCTACATCAATGGGCAAAAGAGATTCTATTGAGTATGTTGCGAGAAACTTGGATCGAGGAAGCATTTTTTGGTCCCTTGGATTGAGAGCATTCTACTTGTCATTCCCTctcttcctctggatttttgggCCTATACCCATGTTTGTCTGCTGCTGCATAATGTCATTTATGCTCTATTTCCTGGACACAACTACCAGTTTCACACGGCATCTTCATAGCCACTCAATCGAAGAGGAAGTGCAAGCCAAAGAAAATGGGTCAGTCAGTCGATCAGCGTAAGTGCTGTTGAAAACTAATGCATTCATCGTTTGGTGAACTTTAGTTAGAATCTAAATGGAAATTTTTGTGTATGAATTAGGTTTTGTAGGTTCCTTCCTGAACTCCTTCTAGCCTAAAAATTGTCTTTTGGCATTCATCCACTAGTGTGTGcactttccctttttttaaacCTTGTTTGTATTTAAATTATAAGAAGACGTGAACATTTTAGAAATACTTTTCTTGCTTTTGAGGGCAAAGATCAAGGAATTGTTTATGcttttcaaaagaaagaaatgtttTCCCGAATGCCCATGTAACAATGAGCTATTAGA of Vitis vinifera cultivar Pinot Noir 40024 chromosome 17, ASM3070453v1 contains these proteins:
- the LOC100266291 gene encoding uncharacterized protein LOC100266291, with the protein product MKEEHLDYVVVPLGLAVMGAYHVWLFITILRSPSRTVIGINAQSRRQWVFSLMADPLKNGVLAVQTIRNNIMAATLLATTAITLSSLISVFVSSTSKSSSTASVLVYGNKTSLVSSIKYFSILLCFLVAFLCNVQSIRYYAHVSFLVTLPTSMGKRDSIEYVARNLDRGSIFWSLGLRAFYLSFPLFLWIFGPIPMFVCCCIMSFMLYFLDTTTSFTRHLHSHSIEEEVQAKENGSVSRSAENIFEDSQLFCPLLTGSIPIFID